From the Bacteroidota bacterium genome, the window GAAAGCATATGTTTTTCCGGGTCAAGGTTCTCAATTTATCGGTATGGGAAAGGAAATTTACGAAAATTCAAAACAAGCAAAGGACCTTTTTGAAAAAGCAAACGACTTACTCGGCTTCCGAATTACCGATACTATGTTTTCGGGTACTGATGAAGAGTTGAAACAAACTAAGGTTACTCAACCAGCGATTTTTTTACATTCCGTTATTTTAGCGAATAGTTTAGGCGATAGCTTTAAACCAGATATGGTTGCCGGCCACTCACTTGGCGAATTCTCAGCATTGGTAGCGAATAGAGTATTAACTTTTGAGGATGCTTTGTTGCTTGTTTCAAAACGTGCAATGGCGATGCAAAAGGCATGTGAAATAAAGCCTTCCACAATGGCTGCAATTTTAAATTTAGACGATAAAGTGGTAGAACAAGTTTGTGCTTCTATTGAAAACGAAGTAGTAGTTGCCGCTAATTATAACTGTCCGGGACAATTGGTTATTTCAGGCAGCATTGAAGGGGTAAATTTAGCCTGTGAAAAATTGAAAGCTGCAGGAGCAAAACGTACTCTTGTGTTGCCGGTTGGAGGTGCTTTTCACTCTCCATTAATGCAACCTGCGCAGCAAGAACTTGAAATTGCGATTCAGCAAACTGTTTTCAATCAAGGTATTTGTCCAATTTATCAGAACGTTACTGCAAAAGCTGTTTCTGATCCTCATGAGATTAAGAAAAACTTGCTAATACAACTTACTGCTCCGGTGCGCTGGACCCAAACTATGGAAAATATGATTGCGGACGGAGCTACTACCTTTATTGAAGTTGGACCAGGTAAGGTACTACAAGGTTTGGTGAAGAAAGTGAACAAGGATATGGAAACCTATAGCGCTTAATTTACTTACATTTTTTAGCGCGTTTATTTATTCGAAAGTCTTGGTTTTAAAAGGATTTCAAGGTTGTTAGTAGAATATATAAGTTGCTAGCCCTCATACATCCTTTTGTATCATGAATAATTTTCTTATTTTAGTCTCATTGATATTGGTTTTCAACGCATAAAATTCTTGAATGATAACCTTTTTTTAAATATTTCGTATACCAAGCAGGTTGTAGAAGTTGTATTTTCTTTAACCACTAAATCACTCATTTGTCATGTATAAATTTTTCCTTCGATTTTTTGTAATTGCTGTTTTGTTGCTTGCTGTTGGAAAAACTTCCTCAGCTCAAACTAACTATTCCTACAAGGGAATGTATGTGTACGACATTGATATGTTCTTGAATGATGCCAGCGGAAATGCTACCAATATTTTGTTCAGGTATTGCAGAGACAGTGCTTTTAATGCCATCACAATTAGTCCTGGGATTCTTAATCTAAATACTTCTCCAACAATGACTACCAAATTGGCGGCTTTTATGAAAAAGGCACGCACTCAGTATGGTATCCGATACATTTCAGCTGTAGTTTCAGATTATCCAACCTTAATTACCGAAGTACACCCGTATCAACTAAGCCGCACCGATACATTGGAGCGATTTAATCACTATAATTTTGAATTTGAATATTGGAACGACGCGAATTATTTGCCGGGTAAATTATATTGCAACAATTTTCTTACGCCTGGAGGTTACACCTGCGATTCAGTTGGTGCATGGAGCTATTTCAGTAAAAACATGAAAAGTGTTGACTCGCTTGCCAACGTCGCCGGAATAAAGAGTACAGTATACATTGGAGTAAGTAGTAAGGATACACTTAAAAACCGTTTCGTTGCCAATACTGTCGATTTGGTGATGCTTGCGTGCTACAATGCCGATACTTCAAAGTTATACATGTCGCACACGGTGTCAAAGCTAACCGCTTATTCAACGGTTAATAAAGTAGTGGATGTATTGCCAATTTTTGCCAGCCAAACAAAGAGTGCAAGCGAAAATTTGAAACAATATTTGACAGGTCCGGCTCCTGTGGGAAAACATTCTGAAGCTTCAGTAATGCCCATTTTTATGCGGGAGTATGCAACGCTATCTGCTTCGGTGAGAAGTAAAATTCGAATCGTTGGATTTAAGTGGTTTAAGTACGAAGGTATGCCCAAAGATTCATCTACCACTACTTTAAATTCAGTCCCTACTGGTATTTCGGCAACTCCTTCATCTACAAGTGCCTCATTAAGTTGGGGTGCAGTTTCAGGAGCAACAGGCTATCGAATCATGTATGCCAAAGCAAATTCATATAGTTTCACTACTGTAAATGCTACAACTAATTCGCATACATTAAGCGGACTTACTGCCAACACAGCTTATCACTTTCTTGTATACAGTGTTATTTCAGGGAAAACTTCTATAAGTTCTCCACTTACTGTGTTTACAACAACAGCATCAGGTGGTTCCTGTGCGCTGCCAAACGGATTATCTACTTCAGGAATTTCTGATGTAGCAGCAACCATCAGTTGGAATGCAGTTTCGGGAGCATCTTCCTATAATCTCCAGTATCGTATTGTGGGTGCTGCTTCATGGGTACCAACTACAAGTGCTACCACCAGCAAAAGTTTGAGTGCATTAACAGCCTCTTCGAATTATGAATTTCAAGTGCAAGCTAATTGCGGAGCAGGAAATTTAAGTGCCTTTACTGCATCGTCAAATTTTTCAACAACAGCGGCGCCTTGTAACGCACCAACAGGCTTAAATTCAAGTGGAGTAACCACCAATTCAGCCACTGTAGGGGCCAATTCTGTTCAAAATGCAACCAGTTACAATATACAATATAGAGCGGTTGGTGCAAGTTCTTGGAATCCTACAACCAGTTCAACTGTAACAAAAACCTTGTCGGGACTAAATGCATCTACTTCTTATGAATTTCAACAACAAGCAGTTTGCCCAACAAATACGAGTGCATTTTCAGCATCTTCCAATTTTTCAACTCCTGCGCCGGTTTGTGCAATACCGTCTGGTTTAAATTCTACGGCAGTTACGAATGCAAGCGCTACCCTTAATTGGACTGCTGTTTCAGGAGCTACAAGTTATGTAATTCAATACCGAGTTGCCGGAGCTGCTAGTTGGACATCAGCAACAAGCACTACTACATCAAAAGCAATAAGTGGTTTAACCGCTTCTTCGAATTACGAATTTCAAGTTCAAACAGTTTGTTCAGCAAGCAATTCTAGCGCATTTTCTACCTCCTCAAGTTTTACAACAGCAGCACCACCTTGTAATACTCCTGCCGGTCTTAGTTCTTCAGCTATTACTGATAATTCTGCAACTATTAGTTGGACTGCAGTTTCCGGCGCTACAGGTTATGCTATTCAATACAGAGTTACCGGTACTAGTGTTTGGAATACAGGTACCAGCGCCACAACTTCAAAATCATTAAGTGGATTAAGTGCTTCTTCAACCTACGAGTTTCAAGTGCAAACTACCTGTGCAGCTAGTGCAACAAGTAGTTTTTCATCCTCAGCAACTTTTACTACACCGGCACCACCCTGTAATGTTCCTACAGGTTTAACATCATCCGGTCTTACAAGTAATGGAGCGGTGTTAAGTTGGACAGCTTTTGCAGGAGCAACAGGATATACAGTTCAGTATCGTGTAGTTGGAGCAAGTACTTGGACTAGCTCTGCTTGTGCTGTTACCTCAATAAGCTTATCAGGTTTAGTGGCTTCATCTAATTACGAATTTCAGGTTAAGTCGATTTGTTCTGCTTCTAATTCAAGTGCCTTCTCAGCTTCTTCAACCTTTTCAACTCCAATGCCCCCTTGTAATTTAACTACTGGTCTAGCATCTTCAGCAGTAACTCACAATGCTGCAACACTAACATGGACAGCGGTTGCGGGAGCAAGTGGATACAACATTAATTATCGTAAAGTAGGTGCAGCCACATGGACATCCTCCACAAGTGCAACGGTGTCAAAATCACTTAGTGGATTAACACCTTCGTCAACTTATGAATTTCAAGTTCAAACTAATTGCGGTAGCGGAAACTTAAGTTCTTTTTCGTCTACTGCTAC encodes:
- the fabD gene encoding ACP S-malonyltransferase, with the translated sequence MKAYVFPGQGSQFIGMGKEIYENSKQAKDLFEKANDLLGFRITDTMFSGTDEELKQTKVTQPAIFLHSVILANSLGDSFKPDMVAGHSLGEFSALVANRVLTFEDALLLVSKRAMAMQKACEIKPSTMAAILNLDDKVVEQVCASIENEVVVAANYNCPGQLVISGSIEGVNLACEKLKAAGAKRTLVLPVGGAFHSPLMQPAQQELEIAIQQTVFNQGICPIYQNVTAKAVSDPHEIKKNLLIQLTAPVRWTQTMENMIADGATTFIEVGPGKVLQGLVKKVNKDMETYSA